A window of Cohnella herbarum contains these coding sequences:
- a CDS encoding universal stress protein has product MSYHNIITAYDGSKASEKALSHAIKLIQGNPGSKLTVANVLVRPAYAFAGYGMVIPEGYEQQIKDHQNSLVDQAKAKIADLPYAKVVILSGTPATAILDYAKENMCDLIVMGNRGLGPIREWMLGSVSHHVAQLAQIPVLIVK; this is encoded by the coding sequence ATGTCCTATCACAACATAATTACCGCATACGATGGATCGAAAGCATCCGAGAAAGCGCTATCACACGCGATTAAGTTAATCCAAGGCAATCCCGGAAGCAAGCTTACGGTGGCCAACGTCCTCGTGAGGCCTGCATACGCTTTCGCCGGATATGGAATGGTTATACCCGAAGGTTACGAGCAGCAGATCAAAGATCATCAAAATTCGCTTGTGGATCAAGCCAAAGCAAAGATCGCGGATCTTCCGTATGCGAAGGTGGTTATCTTGTCGGGTACGCCCGCTACGGCGATTCTGGACTATGCCAAGGAAAATATGTGCGATCTTATCGTTATGGGTAACAGGGGACTGGGCCCGATCCGCGAATGGATGCTTGGCAGCGTAAGCCACCATGTCGCTCAACTGGCGCAAATTCCGGTGTTAATCGTCAAGTAA
- the hutP gene encoding hut operon transcriptional regulator HutP, with translation MTNSKAASFPIGKLSIMLAVLQDHEWRKDVEDELTAKGFRFTIGRVGAMDIIKVVTAIETAAKNNKIIDSESYREIHAVYHAIIEAIQSIGRGVVQFGDILRTVGLTFSIVRGKMDGALEHSGEWIAVCVYGTIGAPKKGFEHEAIGFGFNHI, from the coding sequence ATGACAAACTCGAAAGCGGCTTCATTCCCGATCGGCAAATTATCGATCATGCTCGCCGTCCTCCAGGATCACGAATGGAGAAAAGACGTGGAAGACGAATTGACCGCGAAAGGGTTCCGTTTCACGATAGGGCGAGTCGGAGCGATGGACATTATCAAGGTCGTGACCGCGATCGAGACGGCCGCCAAAAACAATAAAATCATCGACAGCGAATCGTATCGCGAAATTCATGCCGTCTATCACGCTATTATCGAAGCGATTCAGAGCATCGGGCGGGGAGTCGTGCAATTCGGCGATATCTTGCGCACGGTCGGTTTAACGTTCAGCATCGTTCGGGGTAAAATGGACGGAGCATTGGAGCATAGCGGCGAATGGATAGCCGTCTGCGTATACGGGACGATCGGCGCCCCGAAAAAAGGCTTCGAGCACGAAGCGATCGGATTCGGATTTAACCATATTTAA
- a CDS encoding DUF1801 domain-containing protein: MYEQKTKETEASVIEFIENIDNLKKREDAYKLLDLFTETTGHPAKMWGPTIIGFGSYHYKYASGHEGDAPLVGYSPRKAKISLYFATGDAARETLLKDFGKFTAGKGCVYINKVADIDTEVLVALINQSVKFLNETYPSG, translated from the coding sequence ATGTATGAACAGAAAACCAAAGAAACCGAAGCCAGCGTCATAGAGTTTATCGAAAATATCGACAACCTTAAGAAGCGCGAGGATGCTTACAAGCTGTTGGATCTCTTTACCGAAACGACCGGTCATCCCGCGAAGATGTGGGGGCCTACGATTATAGGATTCGGCTCGTATCACTATAAATATGCATCTGGTCATGAAGGTGATGCGCCGCTTGTAGGATACTCGCCGCGTAAAGCCAAGATCAGCTTGTATTTTGCGACAGGCGATGCCGCGCGCGAGACTTTGCTTAAAGATTTCGGAAAATTTACCGCAGGTAAAGGCTGCGTCTACATCAATAAGGTAGCGGATATTGATACTGAAGTGTTAGTTGCGTTGATCAACCAGTCCGTTAAGTTCCTGAACGAGACGTACCCCTCCGGCTGA
- a CDS encoding GNAT family N-acetyltransferase has translation MLTKQRLQEIERLQQECERHDGIQLKLNWDMLKKRESDQLDFFYYENDELAAFLGLYDFGSTVEVCGMVKPRERRKGHFDSLFHQGMNVAKQQGYKKILLNAPTGSEAAKAFLNKQGAEYAFSEHQMKWQQRPIEEAEGIILREATADDYKMRVRLTVTAFGLEEADAQEIENRVDQDSEAEMLMIEADGETVGKIRVDRQDGEAWLYGFSVLPERQGKGIGRKALRRVIKQLSATGHSVHLEVETKNDQALGLYESVGFKAVHSQDYYRYPF, from the coding sequence ATGTTAACGAAGCAACGTCTGCAAGAGATTGAACGATTGCAACAAGAGTGCGAGAGACATGATGGCATCCAGTTGAAGCTTAATTGGGATATGCTTAAAAAACGCGAATCCGATCAGTTAGACTTTTTTTATTACGAAAATGACGAACTTGCAGCGTTTTTAGGTTTGTACGACTTTGGTTCTACGGTCGAAGTATGCGGCATGGTGAAACCAAGGGAGCGACGCAAGGGACATTTCGATAGCTTGTTCCATCAGGGAATGAACGTAGCCAAACAACAAGGCTACAAGAAAATCTTATTGAACGCGCCAACGGGATCGGAAGCGGCCAAAGCTTTTTTGAACAAACAAGGTGCTGAATACGCCTTTTCCGAGCATCAAATGAAGTGGCAACAAAGACCGATCGAAGAAGCAGAAGGCATTATTCTGCGGGAAGCAACAGCCGACGATTATAAGATGCGCGTTCGGTTGACCGTTACGGCGTTCGGCTTGGAAGAAGCCGATGCCCAGGAGATAGAAAATAGGGTCGACCAGGACTCGGAAGCCGAAATGCTAATGATCGAAGCGGACGGAGAAACCGTCGGGAAAATTCGCGTGGATCGCCAAGACGGGGAGGCGTGGCTTTATGGATTTTCCGTTTTGCCGGAACGGCAAGGCAAAGGGATCGGCAGGAAAGCGCTTCGCCGAGTCATTAAACAGTTAAGCGCAACCGGTCATTCGGTTCACTTGGAAGTCGAGACGAAAAACGATCAAGCGTTAGGATTGTACGAATCGGTTGGATTCAAAGCGGTGCATTCGCAAGATTATTACAGGTATCCATTTTGA